Proteins encoded by one window of Pseudomonadota bacterium:
- a CDS encoding M23 family metallopeptidase — protein MAFEEVKNQILKPYTDINGTTYYPDIFYDGGVRQDVNAPRKGGRKHNGVDFNYRDANGNRAPFINDSHPFVDSPVKGKITDVNNNWGIVEITDANGNRHRICHLDSWNVKKGDIVEAGQTIGQMGGRGDQNGDGIYGANEYLPHIDYKILGPKGQYIDPETYWLFPYQLFFLIMKNL, from the coding sequence ATGGCATTTGAAGAGGTTAAAAATCAAATTTTAAAACCATATACAGATATTAATGGGACAACATATTATCCAGATATATTTTATGATGGTGGGGTTAGGCAAGATGTAAATGCTCCGAGGAAAGGTGGCCGTAAACACAATGGTGTAGATTTTAACTATAGAGATGCAAATGGCAACAGGGCTCCATTTATTAATGATTCGCACCCTTTTGTCGATTCACCTGTAAAAGGCAAAATAACCGATGTAAATAACAATTGGGGTATAGTTGAGATTACTGACGCAAATGGGAACAGGCATCGCATATGTCACCTTGACAGTTGGAATGTGAAAAAGGGTGATATCGTTGAAGCAGGTCAAACAATAGGTCAAATGGGTGGACGCGGTGACCAAAATGGTGATGGTATTTATGGAGCAAATGAATACCTCCCACATATTGACTATAAAATTTTGGGACCGAAGGGCCAGTATATAGATCCTGAAACATACTGGTTGTTTCCGTATCAATTATTTTTTTTAATTATGAAGAACTTATGA